CATTCTCATCAATATACGGAACGTATTTGAAGAGGATCTTTAACAGGAAATAGAAGTGCCCTCTCAGAAAGCGTAACTCTCCCTGGCGTTTCTTTTTATCCGGAAAAGCGGCTTCATCAATAGCATTCACCCGGCGTAAGGCATCATTAGCGCGTGCGATACCCACATATAAACGGAACCACAGTTCATCCGTTAATCCATTGTCTGCCCTGTTGAGGGAGAATGTTTCCAATAGATGGAACTCTGTAATGTCTCCGGGGCCATCGCCACCTTTATAAGCATCTCCGCCACGCACACTGCCATAAGGCCAGAGGTTGGTGTAGGGAGAAGTATAGTGATCATTGCCGAGAGAAGAGTAAGCCGCTATCACGAGTTTGTTTACATTCTCCGGTGTGTTCAAATCGTTGTCTGATACAACACCCTGTGGTGTTTCATCCAGGATCCGTTTGCAGGATGCCGTGATCAGCAATACGGAGAAGATGAGTGATATGATCTTTTTCATGGAATGCATTATTTAGAATGATACATTGAAACCAGCGGTTACGATAGCAGGAATGGGGAACGATGTGCCTGGTGCTTCCGGATCGGCAGCTGTAAACCCTTTGCTTTTAATGGTGATCAGGTTGCTGCCTTGCAGGAATACCCGGGCAGTTTGTACACCCACGTTGCGCAAAGCGTTCTTGAGGTTATAGCCTAACTGGATATTCCGGAGTTTCATGTAAGAGCCGTTCTCAAAGAAATAAGTAGAAGAGCGCCCCTCGTTATTCCTGTTCACCAATGTGAGTGCAGGGATGGTAGAACCTGTGTTCGTGGATGTCCATGCACTGAGGGTTCTGTCTCCCCAGTTGCTACCTACCCAAAGGGAAGAAAAGTCTGTGAAGGTTTTGAAGGTGTTGTTCACCTCAATGCCCTGTACCCCTTGCAGGAAAAAGCTGAGATCAAAATTCTTGTAGGACAGTTCAACATTTAATCCATACAGGAAATCCGGGTTGCCATCTGCAATGAAATCACGGTCTTTATCGTCTATTATCTTATCTCCGTTGAGGTCGCGGTAGCGGATCCTTCCGAGCCCTTTACCCACCTGTGCAGCAGATTCATCCAGTTCTTTTTGTGTAGTGAATAAACCATCTGCGATGTAACCGAAAGATGAATTGATAGAACGGCCCAGGATGGTTTTATCTGTTCCGTTACCGGGGTAAGAAGTTAATACCTGTTTGGGCAGGTAAGTTACTTTGTTCTTGTAAGTAGAGAAATTACCGGTAACGGTAAAGCGCAGGTCTTTGGTAATATTACCATTGTAAGAAAGTAATACTTCCAACCCTTTGTTTTGCATGGAAGCGCCATTGAACCAATAGTTACCACCTTCTCCCTGTACGGCCAGGTAACCGGGGCTGATCAATATATCAGATGTTTTTTTGATGAAGTAATCTACAGAGCCGGTGAGGCGGTTTTCCAATAAACCGAAGTCCAGGCCGAAGTTCGCTTCTTCCGTTCCTTCCCATCTTAATGAATCATTTCCCTGCTGGATACGTGTAAAACCTGATGGTAACTGTCCTGAGCCACTGCCACCAATATCATAAGCACTGCCATTGTCGAATCCCCAGGTGGGATCTACGCCATAGATGGAAGCATACAGGGCGTAGGTAGCGTTGTTGGCAATTTCCTGGTTGCCGGATTTACCCCAGCCGTATCTGAGTTTCAGGTCAGAGATGGTGTGTTGTTTTTTCATGAAGGCTTCTTCACTGATACGCCATCCCAGGGAGAAAGCAGGGAATGTACCATATCGGTATTCTTTACCGAAACGGGATGAGCCGTCCCTGCGAAGGGTAGCAGAAGCCAAATAGCGGTCTGCATACGCATAGTTGATCTTGCCGAAGTAAGATAACAGCGCATAACCAGAACCACCGCCGCCATTGTCTTTATTGGAAGAACCGGCATCGAGGTAAGCGTAATCGATGTTTTCCAGCGCATATCCCTGCCTGGATGCGTAGAACGACTGGTTCATGTATTTGATCTGCTCATGACCCACGAGGAATTCAAAGCGGTGTTTATCCAGTTCCAGTTTGTAGTTGAGGGTGTTCTGCCAGAGCCAGTTGCCATCATATCCCTGGTTAGTGGATGTTTGATTGGAAGGATCGGAAAGAAAACCTGACACGTAGGATTTACGAAGGGTGCGTTGGTAGTTACCATTGTAGTCAATACCCACACTGCTCCTGAAATGAAGATCAGGAAGGATATCTACATCAGCATACACGTTACCGAATACACGGTAAAAGTGGTTGAGGTTTTGCTTATTGTCTTCAATGAGGCGAACAGGATTGTGGCGGTCTGTCATACCAGGTGCGGGGCCACCCCATCCTCCATCAACGGTATGTACAGGTACAACAGGTTGTTGTACCAATGACGTGAACAATACATCTCCGATAGGAATGAGGGTATTGCGGATATAGGAGAAGTTTAGGTTCTCACCTATCTTCAATTTGTTTTTAAAGAAGCTGTAATCTGAATTAAGGCGGGCCGTGATCTTTTTATTGTTGGATGCTTTCACGATACCTTTGTTATCATAATACCCCAGCGAAAACAAAGCGCTTCCTCTTTCGCTGCCACTGCTTACAGATACATTGTATTGCTGGATGATGGCTGTTTGCTCAATCTGATCGTACCAGTATGTATCAGCGGGGCGCATGGTTTTAGCGCCATCGATAAACTCAGGGTAGATGATCTTATTGAGTACGGGATTATTGTAATCGCCGTTCCAGTCGTATTGATAGATCTGGTTGTTGTTGGGATTAGTTCTGTCGTTCACAGCGGCCTGCCAGTAAGCTCTGCCGCGGCCGTCTGCATTCAGTGTTTTTTGTTTGGTGGTGTAATCCTGTGTGGAAAGGGAAGCGTCAAAATCTACGCGGGTAAAACCTTTGCGTGCTTTTTTTGTGGTAACAATGATCACTCCATTTGCTGCACGGGAACCATAGATGGTAGCGGAGGAGGCATCTTTTAATACCTGTATGGATGCAATATCATCCTGGTTTAATTCCTGTAATCCTCGTTTGGTGGGAACACCATCAATTACATAGAGGGGATCATTATTGCCGAGTGTACCAATTCCCCTGATGCGAACAGTGGCACCTCCTGAAGGAGAGCCATCAGTGGTGATGAATACGCCGGGCACTCTTCCCTGCAGGGCTTTTACTGGGTTGCCAAGTGGCACATCCCGAATGGCTTCCACATCTACAACTGATACGGCGCCGGTGAGGTCTGCTTTCTTTTGGGCCTGGTAACCGGTAACCACTACTTCATTGAGGTTGCTGGCATCGCGGTCCATTTCAACGATGATATTTCCGCTGGCAGGTACTTTGGCAGTGAATACTTTCATGCCTATATAGGAGAAAGTAAGGGTTTCATTTGTGGATGAGAGGATGGAGAATTTGCCTGTGCTGTCTGTGATCACTGCGGTAGAAGGACTTTGTACGCTAACACCGGGGAGCGGGATGCCGGTGTTTTTTTCTGTGACGGTGCCCGTCACTTTTTTTTGTTGCGCAGAACTGCTGAGCACTATCAGCAGAAGTGCCATCATTGTAATCCTGTATTTCATAATACTACGTGGTTTTAATGTGAAATGGAATCCACTTCTTTGATATCATAATCCGGCATTGCGCCTTTGTAGGTTGTGATGGTTGCTGCCAACCGGTTGGCGAAATCGAGCATTGCTTCAGGTGCTGCTTTGTCTATTGTTTTGGAGATGATGGCGGCGAGGAAAGCATCTCCGCTGCCCACAGTGTCTGTTACGGGTACTTTATAACCCGGATGAGTATACGATTGGCCATTCAGGTGTAATTGCGCACCATTTGCTCCCATGGTAACGATCATATGGCGGATCCCGAATTTATCCTGCAGGAGGGATACGCGGTCTGCTGTATTATTATAACTGCCATACCAGCTGGTCACCAGTTCCAGTTCATCTATATTCAGTTTAAGGATATCGGCATATTGTAAAAGCGATTCAATGAGGGAGCGGCTGAAATGTGGTGTGCGCAGATTGATGTCCAGCACTTTGGTATGTGCTAATTCCAGCAACTGGAAAAGTGTGTTGCGGGAAGTGGCATGGCGGGCACTCAGACTGCCAAACACAAAATACTCCGCCTGTTTCACCAATGCCTCCGTGGTATCGTCTGCAACAATATGGTCCCATGCAGAAGGGGAAACAATGTCGTACGACATATCTCCGTTGGGATGTTGCGTTGCTTTTACGATACCTGTTGGTACTGCTTCATCTATTTGAATATATTTCGTGTTCAGGCCTTTGTTTTGCAATACTTTCATCAGTTCATCCCCTCTTTCGTCTTTACCTATGCGGCTGATCATGGCAGGGCTTTTTCCCAGCCTGTGCAGCTGATAAGCAACATTCATGGGTGCTCCGCCAGGTTGTGGGCCGGAAGGGAGCAGGTCCCATAATATTTCTCCATAACAAACGATACCGTGGTTCATGAGCTTAGTATTAATGCATGATAAGTGTGCCTTCCAGCTGTTCCAGTGATTTGCCTTTTGTTTCGGGCATGATCTTCCATACAAACAGCAATTGCAATACCATCATTACACAGAAGAAGAGAAAAGTGTTGCCGCCACCGAGGCTTTCTGTCAACATGGGAAAAATGAAAGCGATCACTGCAGCCATTATCCAATGCGTCATACTACCCAGCGTCTGACCTTTTGCCCTTACCTGGTTGGGGAAGATCTCAGAGATGAACACCCAGATCACAGCCCCCTGGGAAAAAGCAAAGAACGCAATATATACCAGCAGGAATATGGTGACCATAAATCCATTGAACTCATTCAGGTAAAAGGCACGGGATACCAGGCCCAGGGTAATGATCAGTCCAAGGGAACCGATCAGCATCAAAGTACGTCTGCCTACCCTATCAATGAAGCTAAGTGCCAGCAGGGTGAAAAGGAAGTTCACGAAGCCGATCCCCACACTGGATAACAGAGAGGATTGTTTACCAAGCCCCGTCATTTCAAAGATCCGGGGCGCGTAATAGATGATGGCATTGATCCCGGATACCTGGTTAAAAACGGCAAAGGTAATAGCCAGGAAAACGGGGAAGCGGTTCTTCCGGGAGAAAAGGGCTTCGCTTTGGTGCTCACTTTGTACATCATTGCGGATGGCATACAGTTCCTCTTTATAACCGCTGGGATTGATCACTTTTAAAGTTTCTGTGGCTTCTGCTATCCGCCCTTTTCTCAGGATCAGCCAGCGGGGACTTTCCGGAACAAAACGTAATAATACCAGGAACAGGAGGGAAGGGAAGGCCTGTACGCCCATCATCCAGCGCCAGGAGGTGTCGCTTTCCTGGCCTATCAGGTAATTGGAAAGATAGGAGATGAGGATGCCCAGAACAATATTGAACTGGAAAAGTGCTACCAGTTTTCCTCTTGAGGCGGCAGGCGAGATCTCAGAGATATAAATGGGGGCTGTTACGGAAGATGCGCCCACACCAATACCTCCCAGGAAACGGAAAAGCAGGAAAACCGGCCAGCCGGTTGCAAGTGCAGTACCTAATGAAGAAAAGAGATATAGGATAGCAATCAGGATCAGTGTTTTCTTTCTGCCCAGTTTTTCAGAAGGCAGGCTGCCCAGCATGGAACCGATAATAGTTCCTATCAGGGCAATGGAAACGGTGAGGCCATGTTCAAAGCCGTCCAGTTGCCAGTATTGTTGAATAGATTGTTCAGCGCCGGAAATAACTGCCGTATCAAAGCCGAATAGAAAACCACCAAGGGCTACCGTAATACTCCAGAAGAAAACTTTGTTTTTCATATAACGTGTTGTGGGAATTTCTACCAACTTACGCGCCTTTTAAGGGGAAAACCTGCTGCCCTGTTTCAATCACTTCTAAAATCGTATCAATTTCCCATTATGCTGTATTTCAATTCCTTAGGGCCGATGTTTTTTTGAAGGTTTTTGATTTTGTATCCCCTATTTTCATTTTTGGATCAAATATCCGGGGATCGGGCTACGTTATGCTACAGGATAAGGAAAGAAAATTCTACATTGAGGGTATAATTCCACTGATCTTCCAAATAAACACGTGAAGAAATGAGAACGCTGGTAATATTAACCTTTCTGGCCGGCATTTTCGCAGGCTGCCGGCCTGCGCCTGCTCCCCGTCATTTCAGGATCGGCTTCTCCCAATGCGGGGATGCAGACCATTGGAGAAAATCCATGCTGGCAGAAATGCAACGGGAACTTTCTTTCCACCCGGGTATGGAGCTGATCTATAAACAGGCGGATGATAACAGCAGTGTACAGGTAAAGCAGGTAAAGGAATTACTGGCGGAGGGCATCGACCTGCTCATTATTTCTCCCAATGAGGCCAGTCCGCTTACACCTGTAGTGGAAGAGGTATATAATAAAGGTATCCCGGTGATTGTGGTGGACAGGAAAATTGCTTCTACGAAATACACCAATTATATAGGGGCAGATAATTACGAGATAGGAAAGATAGCAGGGGAATATGTGGCAGGTTTGCTGAAAGGGAAAGGAAATGTAATAGAAGTGGTAGGCCTTCCGGCATCTTCACCGGCTATTGAAAGAAGGCGGGGTTTCCAGGATGGGTTGAGCAAATACCCGGAAGTGCAGATCCTGGAGCAGGTGCATGGGGATTGGGTAAAACAGAAATCCGAAGCGGCTTTAAATAAGATCAGCACCAGCCTGCCATTGGCAGACCTGATCTTTGCGCATAACGATGTGATGGCATTGGGAGCAAGGGAGGCTTGTTTGAAAGCCGGTGTGCAACATACCCGGATCATTGGAGTGGATGCTTTATCCGGTAAAGGGGGTGGATTGGAAATGGTGTCTGGTGGTTTGCTCACAGCATCTTTATTATATCCAACCGGAGGAACGGAAGCGATCCGTAATGCGCTGCATATCTTACAACATCAGCCACTTCCCAAAGAAACCTTCCTGCAAACGCTGGTGGTGGATTCCACCAATGTGCGGATGATGGTTTTGCAATCAGATAAGATCCTGAACCAGCAGAAGGATATAGAACTGCAGCAGCAGATGCTGGCAGAACAGAAAAGAGTGTATAACAGCCAGCGGACGATGTTGTATATACTGGGCATCACTTTGGCGTTTGCGCTGATCTTTGCCAGCCTGTTATGGTACTCCAGGAACCTGAACCAGAAGATCAATAAAAAACTGGCCCTGCAGAATGATGAGATCAGCCGGCAGAGTAAACAACTCATGGAAATGAGTGCGGAAGCGGCCAAAGCCAATGAAGCGCGCATCGATTTCTTCACCAATATTTCCCATGAGATCAGAACACCACTTACACTGATCATTGGGCCGCTGGATGAAATGCTGCAGCATTCAAAACTACAGGGGGCAGACAGGCAGCAGCTTTCGCTGGTGCGCAGGAATGCCAACCGCCTCTTGCACCTGGTGAATCAATTGATTGATTTCCGTAAACTGGAATTCAGTAAAATGCAGGTGAAGGCATCAGAGAATGACCTGGTGCAGTTCAGTAATGAGATCATTGAGATCTTTCAGCAGATAGCCCGGAAAAGAAGGATCGATTGCCGGTTGGTGACTTCGGAAAGAAGACTGCCGGTTTGGATGGATACGGGCATGATGGATAAAGTGTTGTTCAATCTCTTGTCCAACGCCTTTAAGTTTACAACGGACAATGGTTCCATCACGGTTATCCTGGAAAAGAAAGAGGGGCAGGCTTTGATAAAGGTGCAGGATACAGGTATTGGTATGTCTCCGGAAGTAATGCAGCATGCTTTTGATATCTTTTACCAGGGCGATGTAGATAATCACAAAGGCTCGGGGTTAGGGCTGGCGCTTTGTAAAGAGCTGGTGCAATTGCATCATGGTACTATTACTGCCAGCAGTGAAAAGCATAAAGGCACAGTATTCACGGTGGCGCTGCCTTTAGGGAAAGAGCATTTCCAGCTGGAGGAACTGGCTATTGCCGCTACCAAAGAAGAAGAACAGGAATTCTATATGGCGGACCTTATGCCTGTAACCGATCTGCCGGAAGAGCAGAAGGCGCAGGAAAAAAAAGGCGTACTGCTTTTGGTTGAAGATAATCCCGAGATGCGGAGCTTTATCAAATACCGTTTGTCCAATGAATACGAGGTGCTGGAAGCGGAGAACGGACAGCAGGGATTGCAGCTGGCTTTTGAATACCTGCCGGATGGTATTATCTGTGATGTGATGATGCCGGTAAAAGACGGGCATGCTTTGCTGAAGGAGATCAAAACCGATGTGCGCACGGCGCATATTCCTGTTATCTTATTAACGGCCCGTACTTCTGCAGAACAGCAGGTGGAAGGATTGCAGAATAAAGCGGATGCTTACATCACCAAACCCTTCGACTTTAAAATACTGCGGCATACCCTGAATAGTTTGCTGGTGAACAGGAACCAGCTAAAGGAACACTTCACGGCGGATATTCCGGCAGGATTGAGAGGTGCTATTTCTAAGAAGGCTGATCTTCGTTTTGTATCCGAATTCACTTCTATTGTAGAAAGTAATATCGGGAATGAAGAGTTCTCTATTGAGAATATCTACAAGCAGATGAATATTTCCAAAGTGCAGTTATACCGGAAAGTAAAAGCGCTGATCGGCACGAATATCAATGAGTACATCCTAAATACGCGGTTGCAGAAGGCACGGTATTTCCTGCAGCATGAAGATATTTCAGTGGCAGAGGTAGCGTATAGAACAGGATTTTCCTCGCCAGCTTATTTTTCAACAGTGTTCAAATATAAGCTGGGAGTTTCTCCTACTGCGTTCAAAGGGAAGCGCTAGTTATTTCTTCGCCGCGGTCAAAGGGAGAGCGTTGTGCCTTTCTCTTACTGCGTTCAAAAGGGAACGCTGTACCTTTCTCCTACTGTATTTAAAGGAAAGCGTTGAATTATTTCTTCGCTGCGCCTTTCTTTTTCGTTGCAGCTTTTTTAGCGGCAGATTTCTTTGGAGCACTTGCTTTTGCTGCTTTCTTCGGCGCTTTAGCTTTTGGCTCTTTTGCTTTTTTTGCGACTGCTTTTTTCGGAGCGGTTGCTTTTTTTGCTTTCTTTGAGTCGGCTGTTTTTTGATCTGTTTCTTGCTTGGGAGCAGTAGCTTTTTTCGCAGCTTCTTTCTTAGGAGCTGTTACTTTTTTGGCGGCTGCTTTCTTCGGCGTAGCTGTTTTCTTTTCAGCTCCGGCTGCTAATAGCTTACTCGCTTTTTTCACATGGCGGTTGAATTTCTTTTCTCCAACAGTTTCTTTCAGATCAGTAAAAGTAGTTTGGAGCGTGGTGGCAATCTGCTCACGTAATGCATGCTTAACCTTAACAGGTTCTTTCTTGGACTTGGCCATTATTCATTTATCGTTTAGTGAAGGACTGTAAATTTAACAATAAGATAATATACCCAATGTTAAGTTTTGGTATGAATTGCAAGCTGATACCTTGTGAAATGAAGTGAAATAATTTGAAACTGTTCCCCACAAATTGCCCCATAAAAATGGCCTGAATAGTTATATTTAACCCATGCATCGTTTTTGTTTAATATTGATCGTGTTGCTGGCAGGTGTTTTCAGTGTAAGCGCGCAGGCGCCAAGGCATTATGTTTGTTATCGTACTACAGGTACTTCTCCGGACTGGCAAAACATCCCATGGACAGAAGATTTCCTGGATATAGAAGGCACAGCCAAACCCATTCCGCTCTACCGTACCCGTGTGAAAATGCAATGGGATGATACCTGCCTTTATGTACTGGCAGAACTGGAAGAACCACATATCCGGGGTACCCTCCGTCAGCGGGATACCATCATCTTTCATGACAATGATTTTGAAGTGTTCATTGACCCTGACGGCGATACACATCAATACTATGAGATAGAGATCAATGCCCTCAATACGGTAATGGACCTGTTCATGGTAAAACCCTATCGCAATGGCGGGCAGGCTATGATCAACTGGGATGCAAAAGGGCTCCGTACGGCAGTTCGGTTCAATGGAACTTTAAATAACCCGGCAGACAAGGATTCTTCCTGGACGGTGGAAATGGCCATCCCTTTCAGGGCACTGGCTTTTTATGGCCGCCGTTCCCTGGTGCAGGATGGCAGCACCTGGCGGATCAACTTCTCCCGGGTGCAGTGGCAAATGGATATTGTAGACGGGCAGTATGTTAAACGGCCCCGTACCCCGGAATACAATTGGGTATGGTCTCCGCAGGGTATGATCAATATGCATGCACCGGAACATTGGGGTTATCTTCAATTCAGTGTGCAGCGCCCAGGTGTTTTCAAAGAACCGGTGATAGCAGCGGCGGCAAATGAGTTGTGGAACATCTATTACCGCCAGAAGCAATACTGGGAACAGCATAAATCTTATGCAAAAAATACGGAGGCATTGGGTATCAATTCCCCCGCAGTAATAGAAGGTACTACTTTGCAATTTTCGGCATCTATCCAGGAAGCCGGTTATATTACCATTATAAACCAGGAAGGAAAAATCACATCTCGCCATGAATAAACGCGACTTCATGAAATCGCTGGGGCTTGGAAGCCTCGCATTCATTCAACCTGCCACGCTGATCTCATCAGTTCCTGTTCCCCCTAAAAAAGTACAGCACAGGGTATGGATCAACCCCGATCATAAAGACACTGCAGCTGAGCTGAAACAACGCTACCAGGAATACAAACAAGCCGGCATTGGTGTGATCTATTTTGAAGAAGACAGTCCGCTGCATTTTAAAACCGCTAAAGAAGTGGGTATTGCTGCCCATCGCTGGTTCTGGACAATGAACAGGGGGGATAAGGACCTGCTGGCGAATCATCCGGAATGGTATTCGCAGAACAGGAAGGGAGAATCCTGTGCTACGCATCCGCCATATGTTGGGTACTATCGTTTCCTTTGTCCGAATAAGGAAGGGGTGGTGGAACACCTGAAAAAGCAAGCGGAAGAGATCTTATCCAAAGATTATGTGGATGGCCTGCATCTTGATTATATCCGTTTTGTAGATGTGATATTGCCGGTGAACCTCTGGGAGAATTACAAAATTGACCAATCGAAAGAGTTGCCGGAATACGATTTCTGCTATTG
This DNA window, taken from Chitinophaga niabensis, encodes the following:
- a CDS encoding SusC/RagA family TonB-linked outer membrane protein; its protein translation is MKYRITMMALLLIVLSSSAQQKKVTGTVTEKNTGIPLPGVSVQSPSTAVITDSTGKFSILSSTNETLTFSYIGMKVFTAKVPASGNIIVEMDRDASNLNEVVVTGYQAQKKADLTGAVSVVDVEAIRDVPLGNPVKALQGRVPGVFITTDGSPSGGATVRIRGIGTLGNNDPLYVIDGVPTKRGLQELNQDDIASIQVLKDASSATIYGSRAANGVIIVTTKKARKGFTRVDFDASLSTQDYTTKQKTLNADGRGRAYWQAAVNDRTNPNNNQIYQYDWNGDYNNPVLNKIIYPEFIDGAKTMRPADTYWYDQIEQTAIIQQYNVSVSSGSERGSALFSLGYYDNKGIVKASNNKKITARLNSDYSFFKNKLKIGENLNFSYIRNTLIPIGDVLFTSLVQQPVVPVHTVDGGWGGPAPGMTDRHNPVRLIEDNKQNLNHFYRVFGNVYADVDILPDLHFRSSVGIDYNGNYQRTLRKSYVSGFLSDPSNQTSTNQGYDGNWLWQNTLNYKLELDKHRFEFLVGHEQIKYMNQSFYASRQGYALENIDYAYLDAGSSNKDNGGGGSGYALLSYFGKINYAYADRYLASATLRRDGSSRFGKEYRYGTFPAFSLGWRISEEAFMKKQHTISDLKLRYGWGKSGNQEIANNATYALYASIYGVDPTWGFDNGSAYDIGGSGSGQLPSGFTRIQQGNDSLRWEGTEEANFGLDFGLLENRLTGSVDYFIKKTSDILISPGYLAVQGEGGNYWFNGASMQNKGLEVLLSYNGNITKDLRFTVTGNFSTYKNKVTYLPKQVLTSYPGNGTDKTILGRSINSSFGYIADGLFTTQKELDESAAQVGKGLGRIRYRDLNGDKIIDDKDRDFIADGNPDFLYGLNVELSYKNFDLSFFLQGVQGIEVNNTFKTFTDFSSLWVGSNWGDRTLSAWTSTNTGSTIPALTLVNRNNEGRSSTYFFENGSYMKLRNIQLGYNLKNALRNVGVQTARVFLQGSNLITIKSKGFTAADPEAPGTSFPIPAIVTAGFNVSF
- a CDS encoding carbohydrate kinase family protein; amino-acid sequence: MNHGIVCYGEILWDLLPSGPQPGGAPMNVAYQLHRLGKSPAMISRIGKDERGDELMKVLQNKGLNTKYIQIDEAVPTGIVKATQHPNGDMSYDIVSPSAWDHIVADDTTEALVKQAEYFVFGSLSARHATSRNTLFQLLELAHTKVLDINLRTPHFSRSLIESLLQYADILKLNIDELELVTSWYGSYNNTADRVSLLQDKFGIRHMIVTMGANGAQLHLNGQSYTHPGYKVPVTDTVGSGDAFLAAIISKTIDKAAPEAMLDFANRLAATITTYKGAMPDYDIKEVDSISH
- a CDS encoding sugar porter family MFS transporter codes for the protein MVEIPTTRYMKNKVFFWSITVALGGFLFGFDTAVISGAEQSIQQYWQLDGFEHGLTVSIALIGTIIGSMLGSLPSEKLGRKKTLILIAILYLFSSLGTALATGWPVFLLFRFLGGIGVGASSVTAPIYISEISPAASRGKLVALFQFNIVLGILISYLSNYLIGQESDTSWRWMMGVQAFPSLLFLVLLRFVPESPRWLILRKGRIAEATETLKVINPSGYKEELYAIRNDVQSEHQSEALFSRKNRFPVFLAITFAVFNQVSGINAIIYYAPRIFEMTGLGKQSSLLSSVGIGFVNFLFTLLALSFIDRVGRRTLMLIGSLGLIITLGLVSRAFYLNEFNGFMVTIFLLVYIAFFAFSQGAVIWVFISEIFPNQVRAKGQTLGSMTHWIMAAVIAFIFPMLTESLGGGNTFLFFCVMMVLQLLFVWKIMPETKGKSLEQLEGTLIMH
- a CDS encoding substrate-binding domain-containing protein, which produces MRTLVILTFLAGIFAGCRPAPAPRHFRIGFSQCGDADHWRKSMLAEMQRELSFHPGMELIYKQADDNSSVQVKQVKELLAEGIDLLIISPNEASPLTPVVEEVYNKGIPVIVVDRKIASTKYTNYIGADNYEIGKIAGEYVAGLLKGKGNVIEVVGLPASSPAIERRRGFQDGLSKYPEVQILEQVHGDWVKQKSEAALNKISTSLPLADLIFAHNDVMALGAREACLKAGVQHTRIIGVDALSGKGGGLEMVSGGLLTASLLYPTGGTEAIRNALHILQHQPLPKETFLQTLVVDSTNVRMMVLQSDKILNQQKDIELQQQMLAEQKRVYNSQRTMLYILGITLAFALIFASLLWYSRNLNQKINKKLALQNDEISRQSKQLMEMSAEAAKANEARIDFFTNISHEIRTPLTLIIGPLDEMLQHSKLQGADRQQLSLVRRNANRLLHLVNQLIDFRKLEFSKMQVKASENDLVQFSNEIIEIFQQIARKRRIDCRLVTSERRLPVWMDTGMMDKVLFNLLSNAFKFTTDNGSITVILEKKEGQALIKVQDTGIGMSPEVMQHAFDIFYQGDVDNHKGSGLGLALCKELVQLHHGTITASSEKHKGTVFTVALPLGKEHFQLEELAIAATKEEEQEFYMADLMPVTDLPEEQKAQEKKGVLLLVEDNPEMRSFIKYRLSNEYEVLEAENGQQGLQLAFEYLPDGIICDVMMPVKDGHALLKEIKTDVRTAHIPVILLTARTSAEQQVEGLQNKADAYITKPFDFKILRHTLNSLLVNRNQLKEHFTADIPAGLRGAISKKADLRFVSEFTSIVESNIGNEEFSIENIYKQMNISKVQLYRKVKALIGTNINEYILNTRLQKARYFLQHEDISVAEVAYRTGFSSPAYFSTVFKYKLGVSPTAFKGKR
- a CDS encoding carbohydrate-binding family 9-like protein, with amino-acid sequence MHRFCLILIVLLAGVFSVSAQAPRHYVCYRTTGTSPDWQNIPWTEDFLDIEGTAKPIPLYRTRVKMQWDDTCLYVLAELEEPHIRGTLRQRDTIIFHDNDFEVFIDPDGDTHQYYEIEINALNTVMDLFMVKPYRNGGQAMINWDAKGLRTAVRFNGTLNNPADKDSSWTVEMAIPFRALAFYGRRSLVQDGSTWRINFSRVQWQMDIVDGQYVKRPRTPEYNWVWSPQGMINMHAPEHWGYLQFSVQRPGVFKEPVIAAAANELWNIYYRQKQYWEQHKSYAKNTEALGINSPAVIEGTTLQFSASIQEAGYITIINQEGKITSRHE
- a CDS encoding Tat pathway signal protein; its protein translation is MNKRDFMKSLGLGSLAFIQPATLISSVPVPPKKVQHRVWINPDHKDTAAELKQRYQEYKQAGIGVIYFEEDSPLHFKTAKEVGIAAHRWFWTMNRGDKDLLANHPEWYSQNRKGESCATHPPYVGYYRFLCPNKEGVVEHLKKQAEEILSKDYVDGLHLDYIRFVDVILPVNLWENYKIDQSKELPEYDFCYCETCRSKYKSAYGLDPLEIEHPDQSPSWRKFRYDSISNVVRNMSAVARQHKKPITAAVFPTPEIAKRIVRQDWVNWPLDAVCPMIYHGFYRESVKWIGDAVSEGVKALRGSFPLYAGLYLPDFKGDDEQVRQGIKLALENGAAGVSVFGKLTPSLLNVLRSTIS